In a genomic window of Aggregatimonas sangjinii:
- a CDS encoding DoxX family protein — translation MKKLFKLLISPITQKYWVADALFGSIRFICGMLLTLDFGSSKFGMPWTSDGQNLRLFEVAAWFPEDVAEYGGVFALAPVFFAWMGAFSEAVGGLFLAFGLNTRIAAFLIMCTMLVAIFMQKWGGGTWGMLPAMGFLWISVYNLHLGSGRFGLDFLIAKKLN, via the coding sequence ATGAAAAAACTATTTAAATTACTAATCAGCCCGATAACCCAAAAATATTGGGTAGCAGACGCACTATTCGGAAGCATCCGATTTATTTGCGGAATGTTGCTGACTTTGGATTTCGGATCTTCCAAGTTCGGTATGCCCTGGACATCCGACGGCCAAAATTTAAGACTGTTCGAAGTCGCTGCCTGGTTTCCGGAAGATGTTGCCGAATATGGTGGGGTGTTCGCCCTAGCCCCTGTATTCTTCGCCTGGATGGGCGCATTTAGTGAGGCTGTTGGGGGCTTGTTTCTTGCGTTTGGCCTAAATACCAGAATCGCTGCCTTTCTTATTATGTGTACCATGCTGGTCGCCATATTTATGCAGAAATGGGGTGGCGGCACTTGGGGTATGCTGCCTGCAATGGGTTTTTTATGGATATCGGTCTATAACTTACATCTCGGTTCGGGACGCTTTGGCCTTGACTTTCTTATCGCGAAAAAATTGAATTAA
- a CDS encoding metalloprotease: MKKISLAYGIVAALFILFGTAEAWAQHTNKLAAILNGDTKEISIKQEFTFLNTSQTTLQEIYFNDWANAYSSKNTGLAKRFAEDFRRSLHLAKKKERGYTKIMSAVDSNYEGLRYKRTKDKDIIRIQLNEPLAPNESTKVFLTYTVKLPPDKFTSFGYDNKNGYYLKDWYLTPAIFDGEWQLYSNKNLEDLYTGLTNTTLNFTFPEGTYLASNFKSTQIVTTPQGQQTQLVGKNRKSCEIILSPEKKFITHVTDAISVTSDIEASRYDKISQGLSIFKITEFIADNLGKYPHDHLLVSEIDYAKSPLYGLNQLPSFIRPYEDKFQFEMKFFKTALRSILAESLYLNPRKEQWLNDAIANYLMIAYVEQHYPDQKLLGKLSKIWGIRSFNLAKMGFNEQYPFLYNLTARTNKDQPLTESNDSLIKFNQKVANKYKAGQGLSYLASYIGKDKVDSSIKTFYRFFKTQRTTTQDFKSILKRSSDVNIDWFFDTYVSTDRKIDFKIKEVEKLVDSLRVTIKNKEETDVPISLFGLKNDSVVSKYWFTGVDEISTFTIPRNGEEKLVLNYDQKIPEFNQRDNWKSLGGFLSGNKKLKFTFFRDSENPYYNQVFYVPIVNFNIYDGWTPGLRFYNKTLLQRPFVYDIAPAYSFREKALVGSGRISYIKYLSKSGLYVANYSLRGSTSHFNVNSRYSTVTPSISFGWRPKYLRSNNRQSLLFRYVNIFRDLDEGVIAAGDAPETPDYSVFNIRYRNVDNNILDYKSMLVDFQQADKFTKLSLELEYRKLFESNRQFNLRVYAGKFLRNKSDSDFFSFALDRPTDYLFDYGYLGRSEGSGIYSQQIIIAEGGFKSILDERYRFSNDWLATMNTSVNLWKWIEVYGDLGYVKNKNLPGKFVYDSGIRLNLVTDYFELYLPFYSNNGWEIAQPDYGEKIRFVVTVDLKTLVGLFTRDWF; this comes from the coding sequence TTGAAAAAAATTTCCCTCGCATATGGTATTGTAGCTGCTCTGTTCATTTTATTCGGAACAGCGGAGGCATGGGCACAGCATACCAATAAGCTTGCGGCAATTCTAAACGGGGACACCAAGGAAATTAGTATAAAGCAGGAATTTACGTTTCTTAATACCTCGCAGACCACCTTGCAAGAAATTTACTTTAACGATTGGGCAAATGCCTATTCAAGTAAAAATACCGGGCTGGCCAAGCGCTTTGCCGAAGATTTTAGAAGAAGTTTACATCTGGCCAAGAAAAAAGAACGTGGGTACACCAAAATAATGAGTGCGGTAGATAGCAACTATGAAGGCCTCCGATACAAGCGTACCAAGGATAAGGATATTATCAGAATACAGCTGAACGAACCTTTGGCACCCAATGAGAGCACCAAGGTATTCCTGACTTATACGGTAAAACTTCCACCGGATAAATTCACCTCTTTTGGTTATGACAATAAGAATGGCTACTATTTAAAGGATTGGTACCTTACCCCGGCCATTTTTGATGGGGAATGGCAACTATACTCGAACAAAAATCTGGAAGATTTATATACCGGTCTTACCAATACGACCTTAAACTTCACCTTTCCGGAAGGAACATATCTAGCGTCGAACTTTAAGAGCACCCAAATAGTGACCACCCCACAGGGTCAACAAACGCAACTGGTCGGTAAAAACCGTAAAAGTTGCGAAATTATCCTCAGCCCGGAAAAAAAGTTCATCACCCACGTAACCGATGCGATATCGGTAACCAGCGATATTGAAGCGTCCCGTTATGATAAAATCTCGCAGGGCCTTTCAATCTTTAAGATAACCGAGTTCATTGCCGACAATCTAGGCAAGTACCCCCATGACCACTTATTGGTCAGTGAAATTGATTACGCTAAAAGTCCGCTGTACGGTTTGAACCAGCTGCCTTCGTTTATAAGGCCCTATGAGGATAAGTTTCAGTTTGAAATGAAATTCTTTAAAACCGCATTGCGAAGTATACTAGCCGAGTCGTTGTATCTAAATCCTAGAAAGGAACAATGGTTAAACGATGCGATAGCGAATTACCTAATGATCGCCTATGTAGAGCAGCATTATCCCGATCAAAAGTTATTGGGAAAGCTGTCAAAAATTTGGGGCATACGTAGTTTCAATTTAGCGAAAATGGGTTTCAACGAACAATATCCATTCTTATACAATTTAACGGCTAGGACCAATAAAGACCAGCCGCTTACCGAGTCGAACGATTCACTCATAAAATTCAATCAGAAAGTAGCGAATAAGTACAAGGCAGGACAAGGATTGTCGTATCTCGCCAGTTATATCGGCAAGGACAAAGTAGATAGTAGTATCAAGACCTTTTACCGATTTTTTAAAACACAACGTACGACAACACAGGATTTCAAATCGATATTGAAAAGAAGCTCGGACGTCAATATAGACTGGTTTTTTGACACCTACGTCTCTACGGACAGGAAAATAGATTTCAAAATCAAAGAAGTCGAAAAATTAGTCGATTCGCTGCGGGTCACTATTAAAAACAAAGAAGAGACAGACGTACCCATTTCGCTTTTCGGGTTGAAGAATGATTCAGTAGTGTCGAAATATTGGTTTACCGGTGTGGATGAAATTAGCACTTTTACGATCCCAAGAAATGGTGAGGAAAAATTGGTGCTGAACTATGACCAAAAAATCCCAGAATTCAATCAGCGCGATAATTGGAAGTCGTTGGGCGGATTTCTATCCGGTAATAAAAAACTGAAGTTTACTTTCTTCAGGGATTCCGAGAACCCTTATTATAATCAGGTTTTTTACGTGCCCATAGTAAATTTTAATATTTATGACGGGTGGACACCAGGTTTACGATTCTATAACAAGACACTCTTGCAGCGTCCTTTTGTTTATGATATCGCCCCTGCCTATTCCTTTCGGGAGAAGGCCCTTGTGGGTTCAGGTAGGATCAGCTACATAAAATATTTGAGCAAAAGCGGACTGTATGTCGCAAACTACAGCTTACGTGGCTCAACGTCTCATTTCAATGTGAATTCGCGTTATTCAACCGTTACGCCTTCTATCAGTTTTGGTTGGCGCCCGAAGTATTTAAGAAGTAACAACAGGCAGTCGTTGTTGTTTCGTTATGTCAATATTTTCCGTGATTTGGACGAAGGGGTAATAGCTGCCGGCGATGCTCCGGAAACACCGGACTACAGCGTGTTCAATATTAGGTACCGAAATGTGGACAACAACATTCTGGATTACAAATCGATGCTCGTAGACTTTCAGCAGGCCGACAAATTCACTAAGCTATCCTTGGAATTGGAATATCGCAAATTATTTGAAAGCAACCGCCAATTCAACCTTAGGGTCTATGCTGGCAAGTTTTTGCGAAATAAGAGCGATTCGGACTTTTTTAGTTTTGCGTTGGATAGACCGACCGATTATCTGTTCGACTATGGTTATTTGGGTCGTTCCGAAGGCTCTGGAATATATAGCCAACAGATCATTATCGCCGAAGGCGGCTTCAAATCTATCTTGGATGAAAGGTACCGCTTTTCGAATGATTGGTTGGCGACCATGAACACCAGTGTCAACCTTTGGAAATGGATAGAAGTATATGGTGACCTAGGCTATGTAAAAAACAAAAACCTCCCTGGTAAATTCGTATACGATTCCGGGATACGGTTGAACTTGGTCACCGACTATTTTGAACTCTATCTCCCCTTCTATTCCAATAATGGTTGGGAGATAGCGCAACCCGACTACGGTGAAAAAATCCGTTTTGTAGTTACCGTTGATTTAAAAACGCTTGTCGGGCTATTTACAAGGGATTGGTTTTAA
- a CDS encoding helix-turn-helix domain-containing protein — MFLAFPEFNIWSSPLLILTLQGLIFAALIMNRYRKRKNLSDVFLFFILIVTCYHQTCYTLGFMGWYDTFRNTKINYALITLSIAIAPLIYLYVKSMTMSSFAFRKKDWLHFLPVFTVILYRIIIFSLDALEPGFAQTQNGYLKINLDEPYFLPVYSTFSYIQNILYLAFTVQLFYNYRKKINEYFSNTFKLELNWIRNFLLLYIILFLYDIVQTIIGTIFMDLNYRQRWWMTFFTGLVIIYVGIKGFFTNTSKLKKLDFSFSPKRVAIPENASTSAKTVSPEAMQHIKWLMEEEKPYLNPELDLSDLAKAAKLTRGQLSEIINSGFGQNFNDFVNGYRVEAFKNMLSDNKHQQLSILGIAYECGFNSKATFNRVFKKITHSSPSEFLKTFS; from the coding sequence ATGTTTCTAGCCTTTCCTGAATTTAATATTTGGAGTTCTCCCCTTCTGATTTTGACGCTGCAAGGATTGATTTTTGCAGCATTGATTATGAATAGGTACCGAAAACGAAAGAACCTTTCCGATGTATTTCTTTTTTTTATTTTAATCGTTACTTGTTACCACCAGACATGCTATACCTTGGGTTTTATGGGTTGGTACGATACCTTTAGGAATACCAAAATCAACTACGCCCTTATTACTCTATCCATAGCAATTGCCCCGCTGATCTATCTGTATGTTAAATCGATGACCATGTCGTCGTTCGCCTTTCGAAAAAAAGATTGGCTTCACTTTTTGCCCGTATTCACAGTGATTTTGTACCGAATCATCATTTTTAGCTTAGACGCTTTAGAACCTGGATTTGCACAGACCCAAAACGGTTACTTGAAAATCAACTTGGATGAACCCTATTTTCTTCCGGTCTACAGTACATTTAGCTACATACAGAACATCCTGTATCTTGCCTTTACGGTTCAACTTTTCTACAATTATCGAAAAAAGATAAACGAATATTTTTCCAACACCTTCAAACTAGAACTCAATTGGATTCGAAACTTCCTGTTGCTGTACATTATTTTGTTTCTGTATGATATCGTTCAAACGATTATTGGAACTATATTCATGGACCTTAATTACAGACAACGCTGGTGGATGACCTTTTTTACAGGGCTGGTTATTATCTATGTCGGAATCAAAGGGTTCTTTACCAACACTTCCAAACTCAAGAAATTGGATTTTAGTTTTTCCCCAAAACGCGTAGCGATTCCGGAAAACGCATCTACTTCGGCAAAAACCGTCTCTCCGGAAGCCATGCAGCACATAAAATGGTTGATGGAAGAAGAAAAGCCTTATTTGAATCCAGAGCTCGATCTGTCCGATTTGGCAAAAGCGGCAAAACTGACAAGAGGTCAACTTTCGGAAATCATAAATTCAGGCTTTGGCCAAAACTTCAACGATTTTGTCAACGGCTATCGCGTTGAAGCCTTTAAGAACATGCTCAGTGATAATAAACACCAACAACTCTCCATTCTCGGAATAGCCTATGAATGCGGTTTCAACAGTAAGGCTACGTTCAATAGGGTATTTAAAAAAATCACCCACTCCTCCCCATCGGAATTTCTAAAAACATTCAGTTGA
- a CDS encoding thiamine pyrophosphate-dependent enzyme translates to MKISSKTSSDISFEDFRKQILQDYETAYLSRTCSLIGRKEVLTGKAKFGIFGDGKELPQLAMARSFQNGDFRSGYYRDQTFMMALGLLKPKAFFHALYATTDIEMEPMSAGKQMGAHFLTYSLNEDGSWRDLTKQKNSSSDISCTAGQMPRLLGLAQASKMYRQLEDVKTEKFSENGNEIAWGTIGNASTSEGMFLETVNAGGVLQVPMVISIWDDEYGISVPAKYHTTGEDISKMLSGFQRGKETKGYEILKVKGWDYTALMHTYQNAADIAREAHVPVIIHVYELTQPQGHSSSGSHERYKDDARLQWEAENDCNKRFREWILSSNIATEEELLLTEKRVKTEVRSARKQAWAESIEEQKQRKKELVVLLEQAAQNSINKNFLSKVKNDLIALEEPIKKDMAVAGRKALRYLLGNTSTESQNLKNWINDFLASSQPKFSNNLYSELPTRATNIPAVLPKYASDPEMVDGRIILRDNFDKLFQKYPEALVFGEDTGAIGDVNQGLEGLQKKYGELRVADTGIRETTIIGQGIGMALRGLRPIAEIQYLDYIFYALPTLTDDLACLRYRTSGKQKAPLIVRTRGHRLEGIWHSGSPMGGLIHLLRGMYILSPRNMTQAAGFYNTLMKSDEPALVIESLNGYRLKEKLPNNLGELCTPIGVIETLKTGSDITLVSYGSTLRIVSQAAEELKEVGIDAEVIDAQSLLPFDIDGQVVKSVQKTNRLLVIDEDVPGGCAAYILNEIVEKQGAYQYLDSAPQTLTAKAHRPAYGSDGDYFSKPNAEDVFEKVYAIMNEANPEDYPNLR, encoded by the coding sequence ATGAAAATTTCTTCCAAGACCAGTAGTGACATTTCTTTTGAGGATTTCAGGAAACAAATCCTTCAGGATTACGAGACAGCCTACCTAAGCCGCACCTGCAGTCTTATCGGTCGTAAGGAAGTATTGACGGGGAAGGCCAAATTCGGGATTTTCGGTGATGGCAAGGAGCTCCCACAGCTGGCCATGGCCAGGTCTTTTCAGAACGGGGATTTCCGCAGTGGGTATTATAGAGACCAAACTTTTATGATGGCCTTGGGACTTCTAAAGCCCAAAGCATTTTTTCACGCCCTGTACGCCACTACCGATATCGAAATGGAACCCATGAGCGCAGGCAAGCAAATGGGTGCCCATTTTTTGACCTACAGCTTGAACGAAGACGGTAGTTGGCGTGATTTGACTAAACAAAAGAATAGTAGTTCGGATATTTCATGTACCGCGGGTCAAATGCCGAGATTGCTTGGTCTTGCGCAGGCATCTAAAATGTACCGGCAGCTGGAAGATGTGAAAACCGAAAAGTTTTCTGAAAATGGTAACGAAATCGCTTGGGGAACCATAGGCAATGCCAGTACAAGCGAGGGTATGTTCCTTGAAACCGTCAATGCGGGTGGTGTTTTACAGGTACCTATGGTCATTAGTATCTGGGATGATGAATACGGCATCTCGGTTCCTGCGAAATACCACACTACCGGAGAGGATATCTCTAAAATGCTCAGTGGGTTCCAACGTGGAAAAGAGACCAAAGGATACGAGATTCTTAAAGTAAAGGGGTGGGATTACACCGCTTTGATGCATACCTACCAAAATGCGGCCGACATTGCTCGTGAGGCGCATGTTCCCGTCATCATTCACGTGTATGAGCTAACCCAGCCCCAGGGACATTCTTCCTCAGGTTCCCATGAACGCTACAAGGACGACGCCCGTTTGCAATGGGAAGCCGAAAATGACTGCAACAAGCGATTTAGGGAATGGATTCTCAGTTCGAACATTGCGACGGAAGAGGAACTCTTACTCACCGAAAAAAGGGTAAAAACCGAAGTGCGATCGGCCCGAAAGCAAGCCTGGGCAGAATCGATCGAGGAACAAAAGCAACGAAAGAAGGAATTAGTCGTGCTTTTGGAACAAGCGGCGCAAAACAGTATCAACAAAAACTTCCTCTCCAAGGTGAAGAACGACCTTATCGCCCTCGAGGAACCCATTAAAAAGGATATGGCCGTAGCTGGGCGAAAAGCGTTACGGTACCTTTTGGGAAATACGTCTACGGAGAGTCAAAATCTTAAAAATTGGATCAATGATTTTCTAGCGAGTAGTCAACCCAAATTCAGCAATAATCTATACAGCGAATTACCTACCAGAGCCACGAACATACCCGCGGTTCTTCCAAAATATGCTTCCGATCCCGAAATGGTGGATGGCCGTATCATCTTAAGGGATAATTTTGACAAGTTATTTCAAAAATATCCTGAAGCCCTAGTTTTTGGTGAGGATACGGGAGCGATTGGCGATGTTAATCAAGGGCTGGAAGGCCTACAGAAGAAATATGGCGAATTGCGCGTCGCGGATACGGGTATTCGCGAAACGACAATTATCGGTCAAGGTATCGGTATGGCATTGCGGGGCTTGCGCCCAATAGCCGAAATTCAATACCTCGATTATATTTTCTATGCGCTACCAACACTTACCGACGATTTGGCCTGTCTGCGTTACCGTACCTCTGGAAAACAAAAAGCACCTTTGATCGTTCGTACACGGGGCCATCGTTTGGAAGGTATCTGGCATTCGGGCTCGCCAATGGGCGGACTTATTCACCTGCTGCGGGGTATGTATATTCTATCTCCCCGTAACATGACCCAGGCCGCGGGCTTTTACAATACGCTAATGAAAAGCGATGAACCGGCCTTGGTTATCGAAAGTTTGAACGGATATCGATTAAAGGAAAAACTGCCGAACAACCTAGGAGAACTCTGCACGCCGATCGGAGTCATAGAAACCTTGAAAACCGGCTCGGACATTACTTTGGTGTCCTACGGTTCCACTTTGCGGATCGTTTCACAAGCCGCCGAGGAATTGAAAGAGGTCGGTATAGATGCCGAAGTGATCGATGCGCAATCCTTGCTACCTTTCGATATCGATGGGCAGGTCGTAAAAAGTGTACAGAAAACGAATCGACTATTGGTCATCGATGAAGACGTTCCAGGTGGCTGTGCCGCTTATATTTTGAATGAAATCGTAGAGAAGCAGGGTGCCTATCAATATTTAGACAGTGCGCCGCAAACCCTGACCGCTAAAGCACACCGACCAGCATACGGTAGTGACGGAGATTATTTCTCCAAACCGAACGCAGAAGATGTATTCGAAAAAGTGTACGCCATAATGAACGAGGCGAATCCGGAAGATTATCCCAATTTACGCTGA
- a CDS encoding TIGR00730 family Rossman fold protein: MRKEQHHKGWNELKTNDSWAIFKIMGEFVNGFERMSTIGPCVSIFGSARTKENDATYKLAVSIAKSIAEAGYGVITGGGPGIMEAGNRGAHLAGGTSVGLNIDLPFEQHDNPYIDGDKSLDFDYFFVRKVMFVKYSQGFVVMPGGFGTLDELFEAITLIQTAKIERFPIILVGTSFWSGLIDWIKTTMLTAGNISESDMGLIHIVDTEEEVVEIIDAFYKGHQLSPNF; encoded by the coding sequence ATGAGAAAAGAACAACATCATAAGGGCTGGAATGAATTGAAAACCAATGATTCGTGGGCCATATTCAAAATTATGGGCGAATTCGTTAATGGGTTTGAACGCATGAGCACCATTGGCCCCTGTGTTTCTATTTTTGGTTCCGCTCGTACTAAAGAGAACGACGCTACCTACAAGTTGGCGGTTAGCATAGCCAAAAGTATCGCGGAAGCCGGATACGGAGTGATTACCGGTGGCGGTCCCGGCATTATGGAAGCAGGTAATCGCGGGGCCCACCTGGCAGGAGGTACTTCCGTAGGGCTGAACATCGATTTACCGTTTGAGCAGCACGACAACCCTTACATCGATGGTGATAAGAGTCTTGATTTCGATTACTTTTTTGTGAGAAAGGTAATGTTCGTTAAATACTCCCAAGGTTTTGTAGTAATGCCGGGTGGTTTTGGCACCTTGGATGAGCTCTTCGAGGCAATTACCCTTATACAGACCGCTAAAATTGAACGATTCCCAATCATTTTGGTCGGTACGAGCTTCTGGTCAGGACTTATAGATTGGATTAAAACGACCATGCTCACAGCTGGAAATATCAGTGAAAGCGATATGGGACTCATTCATATCGTCGACACCGAGGAAGAGGTGGTCGAAATCATTGACGCGTTCTACAAAGGACATCAGCTTAGCCCAAATTTCTAA
- the uvrA gene encoding excinuclease ABC subunit UvrA — protein MINYEENIEVKGARVHNLKNLDVTIPREKLVVITGLSGSGKSSLAFDTIYAEGQRRYIETFSAYARQFLGGLERPDVDKIDGLSPVIAIEQKTTSKSPRSTVGTITEIYDFLRLLFARAGDAYSYNTGEKMVSYSDAQIKDLIIESFADKKINILAPVIRSRKGHYRELFEQIGKQGFVKVRVDGEILDIVKGMKVDRYKTHDIEIVIDRLKVKESDELDKRLSETINTAMYSGNDVLMVLEEGQVEPRFFSRDLMCPSTGISYPSPEPNTFSFNSPKGMCPECNGLGHVYEVNENKIFPDKKLSIKAGGIAPLGAYKKSWAFKQIETIAQRYEFEMTDAIAKIPEEALNVLLNGGLETFEVDSKTLGVKRTYKIDYEGISNFIKNQFEAAESTSIKRWAKEYMDKVSCPRCEGSRLRKESLNFKVNEKNIAELAHLDITDLALFFEDLESTLQGNQFKIAEEIIKEIRTRIRFLLDVGLDYLSLNRSSKSLSGGEAQRIRLATQIGSQLVGVLYILDEPSIGLHQRDNDRLIRSLESLRDIGNSVIVVEHDRDMIERADHVIDIGPRAGRHGGEIISEGTPANLKAHQTLTADYINGKKEIAVPQKRRKGNGKKIKLSGCTGNNLKNVSIELPLGKMIGVTGVSGSGKSTLINETLYPIMNAHYFNGVKKPMPYKKITGLEHIDKVIDINQSPIGRTPRSNPATYTGVFSEIRALFTKTPEAAIRGYKPGRFSFNVKGGRCETCQGGGLRVIEMNFLPDVYVDCETCNGKRFNRETLEIRYKGKSIADVLEMTINEAVDFFELIPKIHRKLKTIQDVGLGYISLGQQSTTLSGGEAQRIKLATELSKRDTGNTFYILDEPTTGLHFEDIRVLMEVLNRLVDKGNTILVIEHNMDVIKMTDYIIDIGYEGGRGGGMVVAKGKPEEVAKDKKSYTASFLKKELR, from the coding sequence ATGATAAACTACGAGGAAAACATAGAAGTCAAAGGGGCCAGGGTACATAATCTAAAGAATTTGGATGTTACCATACCCCGGGAAAAATTAGTGGTGATTACAGGGCTTTCCGGTAGTGGAAAATCGTCGCTTGCCTTTGATACTATCTATGCCGAGGGACAGCGTCGCTATATCGAGACCTTCTCGGCTTATGCGCGCCAGTTTTTAGGTGGTTTGGAACGCCCTGATGTCGATAAAATCGATGGTCTCTCGCCCGTCATCGCCATTGAACAAAAAACAACGAGCAAATCGCCACGTTCAACGGTAGGGACCATAACCGAAATCTATGATTTTCTAAGACTTCTCTTTGCCCGCGCTGGAGACGCCTACAGCTATAATACGGGCGAAAAGATGGTGAGTTATAGCGATGCCCAGATTAAGGACCTGATCATCGAATCTTTCGCGGATAAAAAAATCAACATTCTTGCCCCTGTTATCAGGTCGCGGAAAGGGCATTATAGAGAGCTTTTTGAACAAATCGGGAAACAAGGTTTTGTTAAAGTTCGCGTCGACGGCGAGATTCTTGACATCGTCAAGGGAATGAAAGTCGACCGCTATAAGACCCACGATATCGAAATCGTCATCGATCGACTTAAAGTTAAGGAATCCGATGAATTGGACAAACGCTTGTCCGAAACCATCAATACCGCTATGTATAGTGGCAACGATGTGCTTATGGTCTTAGAAGAAGGACAGGTCGAACCGCGTTTCTTCAGTCGGGATCTGATGTGTCCCTCTACCGGTATTTCGTATCCATCGCCGGAACCGAATACGTTTTCATTCAATTCGCCAAAAGGTATGTGCCCTGAATGCAATGGGTTGGGGCATGTATACGAAGTAAACGAGAACAAAATATTTCCAGATAAAAAGCTTTCCATAAAAGCAGGGGGTATTGCACCTTTGGGGGCATACAAAAAATCGTGGGCTTTTAAACAAATCGAAACGATAGCGCAGCGCTATGAATTCGAAATGACGGATGCAATTGCAAAAATACCCGAAGAAGCGCTGAATGTACTCTTGAACGGGGGGCTTGAAACCTTCGAGGTAGACTCGAAGACACTCGGCGTAAAGCGCACTTATAAAATCGATTACGAAGGCATATCGAATTTTATCAAGAACCAGTTTGAAGCTGCCGAATCTACTTCCATAAAGCGTTGGGCCAAGGAATATATGGATAAGGTTAGCTGTCCGCGTTGCGAAGGTTCCCGTCTTCGAAAGGAGTCGCTTAATTTTAAGGTAAACGAAAAGAATATTGCTGAACTGGCGCATCTCGATATCACCGACCTTGCCCTTTTCTTTGAAGATTTGGAGAGTACTTTACAAGGGAACCAATTTAAGATAGCCGAAGAAATCATTAAGGAAATTAGAACCCGTATCCGATTTTTGTTGGATGTTGGCCTGGACTACCTTTCCCTGAACCGAAGTTCAAAATCGCTTTCCGGTGGGGAGGCGCAGCGCATTCGCTTAGCGACGCAGATAGGTTCGCAATTGGTAGGTGTGCTTTATATCCTTGATGAACCGAGCATTGGCCTTCACCAGAGGGATAACGACAGGTTGATCAGGTCGTTGGAATCGCTACGGGATATCGGTAATTCCGTAATCGTGGTAGAACACGATCGCGACATGATCGAAAGGGCCGACCATGTAATCGATATTGGGCCAAGAGCAGGCCGTCATGGTGGTGAGATTATCTCGGAAGGTACCCCGGCCAATTTAAAAGCGCATCAGACGCTCACCGCGGATTATATTAACGGAAAAAAAGAAATTGCGGTTCCCCAAAAACGAAGGAAGGGAAATGGCAAGAAAATAAAGCTCTCGGGCTGTACAGGAAACAATTTAAAGAACGTTTCCATCGAATTGCCCCTCGGTAAGATGATCGGGGTTACCGGAGTTTCCGGTAGCGGCAAATCCACTTTGATCAACGAGACCCTCTACCCTATCATGAACGCACACTATTTCAATGGTGTAAAAAAACCGATGCCCTATAAAAAAATCACGGGTCTGGAGCATATCGATAAGGTTATCGATATCAACCAAAGTCCGATCGGGCGAACACCGCGTTCCAATCCGGCAACCTATACAGGGGTTTTTAGTGAAATACGTGCCCTCTTTACCAAAACCCCGGAAGCGGCTATTCGGGGTTATAAACCAGGCCGATTTAGCTTTAATGTAAAGGGTGGTCGCTGTGAAACCTGCCAAGGCGGCGGATTGCGGGTGATAGAAATGAACTTCTTACCCGATGTTTACGTAGATTGTGAAACCTGTAACGGCAAACGATTCAATCGGGAGACCTTGGAGATTCGTTACAAGGGCAAATCAATTGCCGACGTTTTGGAGATGACCATCAATGAAGCCGTCGATTTTTTTGAATTGATTCCCAAAATCCATAGAAAACTAAAGACGATACAAGACGTAGGCTTGGGGTATATTTCGTTGGGGCAACAGTCTACCACCTTGTCGGGAGGTGAGGCACAACGGATAAAGCTGGCAACAGAGCTATCAAAAAGGGACACTGGAAATACTTTTTATATCTTGGACGAGCCGACGACAGGTCTCCATTTTGAAGATATTCGTGTGCTGATGGAAGTTTTGAACAGATTGGTAGACAAAGGAAACACCATCCTGGTTATCGAGCATAATATGGACGTCATAAAAATGACCGATTATATTATCGATATAGGATATGAGGGTGGCCGCGGAGGCGGAATGGTGGTTGCAAAAGGCAAACCCGAAGAAGTAGCAAAAGATAAAAAAAGTTATACGGCAAGCTTTTTGAAGAAGGAATTGCGATAA